GGCCTCTGTCGCTTATCTGGGAGCTGGAGCGGCAGCTGTGCGAGATCACGGGGATGGACCAGGTAACGACGCAGCCTCTGGCGGGGGCGCACGGGGAGATGACCGGGATCCTCATGATCGCCGCCTACCACCGGGCAAACGGGGAGAAGCGGCGCTACGTCATCGTCCCCGACTCCTCCCACGGCACAAACCCCGCGAGCGCGGCGATCGCCGGCTACGAGCTCATCACGGTACCGAGCGCGCCGTACGGCGACATGGACCTGGACGCCTACCGGCAGGTGCTCACGAACGAGGTCGCCGCGGTCATGCTGACCTGCCCCAACACCCTCGGCATCTTCAACCCCTACGTCGCCGACGTGTGCCGCATGGCGCACGAGGTGGGCGCCCTCACCTACTACGACGGCGCGAACCTGAACGCCATCCTCGGAAAGGTGCGGCCTGGGGATCTCGGCTTCGACGTCATCCACGTGAACCTGCACAAGACCTTCGGCACCCCGCACGGCGGCGGCGGCCCCGGGAGCGGCCCGGTCGGCGTGGCGCAGCGGCTCGCCCCCTTCCTGCCGGGACCGCGGGTGGTGCGGGGGGAGGACGGCAAGTTTACCCTCGTCCCCAGCGAGAAGAGCATCGGCCGCGTCTCCGACTTCTTCGGCAACTTCGGCATCATGGCCCGCGCCTACGGTTATATCACCCGCCTCGGGAAGGAAGGACTGATCGAGGTGAGCGAGCAGGCGGTTCTGAATGCGAATTATGTTATGGCGCGGCTGAAAGAAGCGTATGATCTTCCCTTCGACACCCTGTGCATGCACGAATGCGTCTTTTCCGCGAGCAGGCAGACGAAGGACGGCGTGCACGCCATCGACATCGCAAAGTACCTGATCGACCGCCGCTACCACCCGCCGACCGTGTACTTCCCGCTCAACGTGAAGGAAGCGATCATGATCGAGCCGACCGAAACAGAGAGCAAGCAGACTCTCGATGACTTTGTCGACGCGATGCTGGAAGCGGCGCGGATAGCGGCTACCGATCCGGAATCGCTGCGGCAGGCTCCGGTCGGGACACCGGTCGGGCGGCTCGACGAGGCGCGCGCCGCGAGGGCGCAGCAGGTCTGCTGCGAGTAGGGACTAGGCGGGGACTGGCTCCTTTGTTAAAAGGTGCCTGTCCCCCTCTCCGTCGCTGTCCCCCTCTCCGTCGCGCGGGAAGATCGAACGAAAGGAGTTGCAGTGAGAGAAAACGGAGGCGCGTGGCGCCTGGTTGACAGCGGGAGGCTGGACGGCCCCGCCAACATGGCGCTCGACGAGGCACTCCTGGAGAGCTTTGCCGCCGGCGCTTCCCCTCCGGTACTTCGCCTCTACGGCTGGAGCCCGGCCGCCCTGAGCGTCGGGCGCTACCAGGATGCCGCAGCTTCCCTGAACCTGCCGGTCTGCAGCGGCGACGGCGTCGACGTCGTTCGGCGCATGACCGGCGGCGGCATCATCTACCATGACCACGAGCTCACCTACAGCCTCGTCTGCTCACCCTCCCATCTCGGCCACATCTCCAGCGTAAAGGACGGCTTTCGCCAGCTCTGCGCTTTCCTCATGAGCACCTACCGCGGACTCGGGCTCGATCCCGCGTTTGCGACGGAGTGCAGCGACGACGAGGTCCGCTTCGGAGCGGCGACACCCTTTTGCTTTGCGGGGAGGGAAGCGTACGACATCGTGGTGGGGGGGCGGAAGCTGGGGGGGAACGCGCAGCGCAGGAAACGCGACCTCATCTTCCAGCACGGGTCTATCCCGCTGTCGAGCCGCGTGGCCCGGGGGTTGCGCTACCTGCGCGAGCCGGCTCCGGGAGCAGAGCGCGCCGTAAGTCTCGAAGAGCTCGGCGTAACCGTACCGGTGGAGACACTGAAGGAAGCGCTGGCGGCCTCGTTTGAGGCAGATGTGCAGGTGACGCTGAAGCCTCATCCGGTAACGGCGCAGGAATGGGAAAACGTGCAGAGGCTTCTGGACGAAAAGTACCGGTGCGAACGGTGGACCCTCAAGGGAGACGCCGGGAAGTAATAGCTCAACTGGAAAGGTAGTGCATGGATCCGTTGCGGAAACCACATTGGCTGCAGAAAAAGATCAACCCCGGCGCTCACGGAGAGATGGAGGGGCTGCTGAGCGAGCTGCGTCTCGAGACGGTCTGCCAGCAGGCGCATTGCCCGAACATCACCGAGTGCTTTTCCAGGAGCCAGGCCACCTTCCTCATCCTCGGCCGCATCTGCACGAGGCACTGTTCGTTCTGCAACGTTTCGAAGGAAGCGCCACGCCCCCCTGATCCGCAGGAGCCGGGAAACGTGGCGCAGGCGGTGCAGCGGCTGAAGCTTGCCCACGTGGTGGTGACGAGCCCCACGCGCGACGACCTCCCAGACGGAGGCGCGGCACACTTCGCGGAGACGGTCCGGCAGATTCGGCGGGCCTCTCCGGAGACCGCGGTGGAGCTTCTGGTGCCGGATTTTGCCGGAGACGAAGGGGCGCTGTCGGTGGTGCTGCAGAGCGCTCCGGAGATACTGGGGCACAATCTCGAGACGGTGCCGCGGCTGTACTTCATCCGCGCCGGCGCCGACTACGGCCGGTCTCTTCAGCTACTGGCGAGGGCACACCAGCTTGCACCGCAGCTGAAGACGAAGTCGGGACTGATGCTTGGCCTCGGGGAAGAGGAAGAAGAGCTCTTCGCGGTGCTGGAAGAGCTCCGCGCGACGGGATGCTCATACTTGAGCCTCGGGCAGTACCTCGCCCCGAGCCGGCAGCATTACCCGGTGCAGCGCTACCTCGAGCCGGAGCTTTTCGAGCGCTACCGGGAGAAGGCCCTCTCCCTGGGGTTCCTCCACGTGGAAAGCGCCCCCTACGTGCGCAGCTCGTACCATGCGCAGGACTATGAATCGAAAAGGATAGGACGGAATCGATGTAGGCCGGAATAAGCGCAGCGTTTCCGGCAGAGTCCACAGCCGCCGGGAACGCCTCCGGCTTATCCCGGCCTACATTCAGATGCCACATCCGCCCCCGCGGCTCGCCCCCAGAATGCTTTTCACCGACACGGTTGTTTCTTCCGGCTCACAAGGGTATGATGCACAACCTAGTACCCGCGGCGGCCATGCCGCACCAGGAGATCGGAATGCTTCACCGCACTCTCGCCCTTGGCGCGATCCTTTTCACCGCACTTTCCGTCTGCCCCGCTCCAGCCGAAGCCCGCAGGACTTCCCCCGTCGATGGCGGCACGGTCACGTCCGGGACCGGGTGGCGCCTCGACCCCTTCGGCACCGGGAGGATGATGTACCACAACGGCTACGACATCGCCGTCCCGATGGGGACTCCCGTGCACCCCGTCGAATCGGGAACCGTCTATTTCGCCGGCACCTACAAGGGGTACGGCGAGATGGTCGCCATCGACCACGGCAACGGCTACCTCACCATCTATGGCCACAACTCCGCCGTGAAGGTGCGTGCAGGGGAGAAGGTCACCAGCGACAGCGTCATCGCCCTCTCCGGCACCAGTGGCAGGTCGACCGGCCCCCACGTCCACTACGAGATGCGGATGCTCCCCAATTACCAGAAGGTGCAGCGCGCCAAGATGGAGAAGGACCTGAAACAGCTTGTGGAGAATAAGATCGGTGGCTGGGTGGAAGGTCAGGTGAAAGGGAATGCGGGACCGCATCTCAACGGGGGGGGGATGGGTGGAGGGAGCGAATTCTACCTGCCGGATGACCTGAACGAGTAGCTCTACTCCCTGTCGATTCTTCTATTCTATTACGTCACTGTTCGGCGATGAGCCTTCTGATTGTGTCCTCTATCGCTTTGCCGGTCTGCTCGGAATACCCCTGGAATTTCTCCGCGACCACCCCTCTTTTGTTGATGATGTAGATGGTGGGCACAGAGCGCAGGCCGTAATCGGTCTGCATATCTTCACCGGCTATGGCGATCGGATAGCCGATCTTCTTCTCGGCGGAGAAGGACTTCACCTCTTTCTCCCCCCCCTCATCCACACTGACTCCCAGGATCTGCAGCCCCTGCTTCCCGTACTTGCGATTGAGCGTATTGAGATGCGGAATGGAATTCTTGCACGGGACGCACCACGTGGCGAAGAAGTCCATGACGAGCACATAGCCGCGGTAGTTCGCGAGGGAGATCGGTTGTCCTGCAGTGGTGGTCAGCTTGATGGGAGGAGCGACATCCCCTTTCTGCAAAATAGCGGCGGCCGGCACTGCATTCATCAGCATGCCGGCAACCGCTAAGGGGAGAGAGTATCGACTGATTCTGGCGAGAACTCTTTTCATGGAGTTAAAGGGCCTTCTTGATCAGCGCCTCCAGCTGTGATTTGGGGATCGCACCGACGACCTGATCGAGCACCTTGCCGTCCTTCAGGAGGATGACGGTGGGGATGCCGCGCACGCCGTATTTTCCCGGAGTAGCGGGGTTGTCGTCAACGTTTACCTTCCCGACCTTAACGCGCCCCTGGTACTCCTCTGCGATGGAATCGATGAGGGGGGAGATAGCCTTGCAGGGGGCGCACCAGGTGGCCCAAAAATCTACCAGCACCGGTATATCGGACTGAAGAACTTCTTTTTCAAAGTTGTCATCGGTGAATGCATGCACGTGTTCACTGGCCATGTAACCCTCTCCTTAAGGAAATATACAATCGTCTATGATCATAGATGAGCGGCCAAAAAAAGCAAGGAGTAATTAAAGCCGGCAGCGGCGCTGTGACAGTTCCACATCCGCTGTTGACAGGGCTTCGCAGGTTGGGCCATAGTGACACCCTGAGAAAAAGTGGCGAGTAACAGTTGCATTTCGCCGCAATAGTGTATGCAGCGCAGAGGCCGCCAGGGGCACCTCCACCTGCGATCCCTCCAGGCGGCTCGGCCGCCATCGCCGGGGGGCTTCACATTTGGCGCTGCGGCCACTGCCATAGCAGAATTACATACCACTGCAGGCTTCATATCACCAGGAGACCCTTCCTTGCGCTGTTACCCGATCAACCTGAACCTCCACGGCAAAAAAGTCGTCATCATCGGCGGGGGTCGGGTCGCCGCGCGCAAGGCCGGACGTCTCGTCGCCGCCGGCGCCTCCGTCACCGTCATCGCCCCTGAACTTTGCAACCAGCTCCAAGCCATCGTCTCCGCCGGGAACGCGACCCACCTCGCCAGGGGTTACTCCGAGGGGGATCTCGCCGGCGCCTTTCTCGCCTTTGCCGCCACCGACGATGAAGCGACCAATGCCTCCGTCGCGACGGAGGCCCGCCGCATCGGGGTCCTAGTCGATCGGGTGGACGCCCCGGCGGACTCCGATTTCGGCACTCCCGCCCTCCTTTGCCGCGGCGACTTGCAGATCACCGTCTCCACCGGCGGAGTGAGCCCCGCGCTCTCCCGCAAGATCGTGGAGACGCTGGAAACGCAATTCGGACCGGAGTACGCAGAGGCTCTGGAGCTTCTCGGACGCGTCCGTGAAAAGATATTGACTGCCAAGGCAGGTAGCGAATACAATGAGCCGATTTTTTCCGAGCTCGCCGCGCTCGACCTCCCTGCCATGATCAAAAACGGCTCCCGGGACGAAGCACTCCAGACGCTCCTAAAACTCCTGGGCCCCGAATTCGCACAGGTCCTCTCCGCAGCGGTAAAAAAGGATCCTTCATGAACGCGTTGCTCTTCAATTCCGCCCTGGCCATCTACTCAGCCGCCACCGCCGTATACCTCGCCTTTCTGGTCAAGCCGCGGGACATCTTTGGGCGCGCCGCTCACTGGCTCATATCGACGGGCTTTCTCGTCCATCTCATCTTCACCCTGAACCGCTTCCGCGAGGCGGGACACTTTCCGATAACAAACCTGCACGAATCCCTCTCCTTCTTCAGCCTCGCCGTCATCGGCGTCTTCATCGTCTGCGAGAGGCGCTACCACGTCTTTATCCTCGGGTCCTTCGTAACTCCTCTGGCGCTCCTTTTCCTGGCGCTTTCGGCAGGGTACCCTTCGGACATCATGCCGCTCAACCCGGCGCTCAAGAGCGGCTGGCTCTCGATCCACACCGCCCTCGCCTTCCTGGGATACGCTGCCTTCGCCATCTCCTTCGGCGTCAGCATCATGTACCTCATACAGTCGCACTACCTGAAGAAAAAGAAGCTCGGCGCCCTCTTCCAGAAGCTCCCCCCCCTCGACCTTCTGGACGAGATCAGCTACCGCTGCCTGACCTGGGGCTTCCCGCTTCTGACTTTTGCCATCATCTCCGGCGCCATCTGGGCGGAAACCGCCTGGGGCACCTACTGGAGTTGGGACCCGAAGGAGACATGGTCCCTCATAACCTGGTTTGTGTACGCAGCACTCCTGCACGGTCGTCTCACCACCGGTTGGCGCGGCAGAAAGGCCGCGTTCCTCTCCATTCTCGGCTTTGCGATCCTCCTTTTCACCTTCCTGGGGCTGAATTTCCTTCCGCCGGGGCTGCACAGCTACAAATGAGTTATCGGAACCGAAGCGCCGTCAGCTGTAACTTCTCAAAAGAGGCAGGTTGTTTATGAACATTATCGTGGTCGGGCTGTCCCATAAGACTGCCGGAGTGGAAATCCGGGAGAAGGTGGCGTTCGCCCCGACTCAGATGGAAAAACCGCTGCGCGCCGTGGTGGCGCTTCCCGATATCACCGAGGCCGTCATCGTCTCCACCTGCAACCGGGTAGAGATCTACGCCACCACGAGGGACGTGGCTGGCGGCATGGCGCGCCTGAAACGCTTCCTTGCCGACTACCACAAGGTGGACCTGGAGCTCCTGGAAAAGCACCTCTACGCCTACCACGGCGAGGACGCCACCCGCCACGTCTTCCGCGTCGCCGCGAGCCTCGACTCCATGGTGGTGGGGGAGCCGCAGATCCTCGGACAGATCAAGACCTCCTACGGCTACGCCGCAGAGTTCAAGAGTTCCGGCGTCATCCTGAACCGCTTCCTGCACAAGGCGTTTTCCGTCGCAAAGAGGGTGCGCACCGAGACGAAGATCGCCTCCTCTGCGGTCTCCGTCGCCTTCGCGGCAGTGGAGCTCGCCAAGAAGATCTTCGGCGACCTCTCGGACAAGGTCGTCCTCCTCGTCGGCGCAGGGGAGATGTGCGAGCTGGCGGCGAAGCACTTCATAAACTCCGGAGTGCGCGGCGTCATGGTCACCAACAGGACCTTCGAGCGCGCCGAGAAGCTCGCCGAGGAGTTCGACGGGAAGCCGGTCCGCTTCGAGGAGCTCTTCGAC
The DNA window shown above is from Geomonas sp. RF6 and carries:
- the gcvPB gene encoding aminomethyl-transferring glycine dehydrogenase subunit GcvPB, with protein sequence MQLIFEKSMPGRPGVRLPAPDVPHAEPFPAELSRKEPPRLPEVSELDLVRHYTNLSRRNFSVDTNFYPLGSCTMKYNVKVMEDLAALFRDCHPMLALLPGGAEMAQGPLSLIWELERQLCEITGMDQVTTQPLAGAHGEMTGILMIAAYHRANGEKRRYVIVPDSSHGTNPASAAIAGYELITVPSAPYGDMDLDAYRQVLTNEVAAVMLTCPNTLGIFNPYVADVCRMAHEVGALTYYDGANLNAILGKVRPGDLGFDVIHVNLHKTFGTPHGGGGPGSGPVGVAQRLAPFLPGPRVVRGEDGKFTLVPSEKSIGRVSDFFGNFGIMARAYGYITRLGKEGLIEVSEQAVLNANYVMARLKEAYDLPFDTLCMHECVFSASRQTKDGVHAIDIAKYLIDRRYHPPTVYFPLNVKEAIMIEPTETESKQTLDDFVDAMLEAARIAATDPESLRQAPVGTPVGRLDEARAARAQQVCCE
- a CDS encoding lipoate--protein ligase family protein — translated: MRENGGAWRLVDSGRLDGPANMALDEALLESFAAGASPPVLRLYGWSPAALSVGRYQDAAASLNLPVCSGDGVDVVRRMTGGGIIYHDHELTYSLVCSPSHLGHISSVKDGFRQLCAFLMSTYRGLGLDPAFATECSDDEVRFGAATPFCFAGREAYDIVVGGRKLGGNAQRRKRDLIFQHGSIPLSSRVARGLRYLREPAPGAERAVSLEELGVTVPVETLKEALAASFEADVQVTLKPHPVTAQEWENVQRLLDEKYRCERWTLKGDAGK
- the lipA gene encoding lipoyl synthase, with amino-acid sequence MDPLRKPHWLQKKINPGAHGEMEGLLSELRLETVCQQAHCPNITECFSRSQATFLILGRICTRHCSFCNVSKEAPRPPDPQEPGNVAQAVQRLKLAHVVVTSPTRDDLPDGGAAHFAETVRQIRRASPETAVELLVPDFAGDEGALSVVLQSAPEILGHNLETVPRLYFIRAGADYGRSLQLLARAHQLAPQLKTKSGLMLGLGEEEEELFAVLEELRATGCSYLSLGQYLAPSRQHYPVQRYLEPELFERYREKALSLGFLHVESAPYVRSSYHAQDYESKRIGRNRCRPE
- a CDS encoding M23 family metallopeptidase, with the protein product MLHRTLALGAILFTALSVCPAPAEARRTSPVDGGTVTSGTGWRLDPFGTGRMMYHNGYDIAVPMGTPVHPVESGTVYFAGTYKGYGEMVAIDHGNGYLTIYGHNSAVKVRAGEKVTSDSVIALSGTSGRSTGPHVHYEMRMLPNYQKVQRAKMEKDLKQLVENKIGGWVEGQVKGNAGPHLNGGGMGGGSEFYLPDDLNE
- a CDS encoding TlpA family protein disulfide reductase; protein product: MKRVLARISRYSLPLAVAGMLMNAVPAAAILQKGDVAPPIKLTTTAGQPISLANYRGYVLVMDFFATWCVPCKNSIPHLNTLNRKYGKQGLQILGVSVDEGGEKEVKSFSAEKKIGYPIAIAGEDMQTDYGLRSVPTIYIINKRGVVAEKFQGYSEQTGKAIEDTIRRLIAEQ
- the trxA gene encoding thioredoxin, producing MASEHVHAFTDDNFEKEVLQSDIPVLVDFWATWCAPCKAISPLIDSIAEEYQGRVKVGKVNVDDNPATPGKYGVRGIPTVILLKDGKVLDQVVGAIPKSQLEALIKKAL
- a CDS encoding precorrin-2 dehydrogenase/sirohydrochlorin ferrochelatase family protein — encoded protein: MRCYPINLNLHGKKVVIIGGGRVAARKAGRLVAAGASVTVIAPELCNQLQAIVSAGNATHLARGYSEGDLAGAFLAFAATDDEATNASVATEARRIGVLVDRVDAPADSDFGTPALLCRGDLQITVSTGGVSPALSRKIVETLETQFGPEYAEALELLGRVREKILTAKAGSEYNEPIFSELAALDLPAMIKNGSRDEALQTLLKLLGPEFAQVLSAAVKKDPS
- the ccsB gene encoding c-type cytochrome biogenesis protein CcsB; this encodes MNALLFNSALAIYSAATAVYLAFLVKPRDIFGRAAHWLISTGFLVHLIFTLNRFREAGHFPITNLHESLSFFSLAVIGVFIVCERRYHVFILGSFVTPLALLFLALSAGYPSDIMPLNPALKSGWLSIHTALAFLGYAAFAISFGVSIMYLIQSHYLKKKKLGALFQKLPPLDLLDEISYRCLTWGFPLLTFAIISGAIWAETAWGTYWSWDPKETWSLITWFVYAALLHGRLTTGWRGRKAAFLSILGFAILLFTFLGLNFLPPGLHSYK
- the hemA gene encoding glutamyl-tRNA reductase, which produces MNIIVVGLSHKTAGVEIREKVAFAPTQMEKPLRAVVALPDITEAVIVSTCNRVEIYATTRDVAGGMARLKRFLADYHKVDLELLEKHLYAYHGEDATRHVFRVAASLDSMVVGEPQILGQIKTSYGYAAEFKSSGVILNRFLHKAFSVAKRVRTETKIASSAVSVAFAAVELAKKIFGDLSDKVVLLVGAGEMCELAAKHFINSGVRGVMVTNRTFERAEKLAEEFDGKPVRFEELFDHLHKADIILSSTGAPHFIIKPKEVDEVIRRRKLKPMFFIDIAVPRDIDPKVNDVENVYLYTVDDLNGVVATNLEQRKIEAAKAEAIVEQEIGQFFKWLSSLEVTPTIVALRTRFDDVRRTELAKTLANWKDLPPDAEKKLESLTNAIMNKLLHQPTSILKKTDQGSRNELYVDALRQLFELEDTAPREALMEIEE